The window CTTCTCCAGTTCTGGATCCATTTTCAGGCGGTCATGATAGAGGAGATTGCAATTGAAAGGCTTCAATCTCTGTAGCAAAAGCTTGCCAATTCGTCCAGCACCAACAGTCCCGACAGTTTTTCCTTCAAGATCATAAGCTCTGTATGCTATACCAGCCACATTCCAGTCCCCATTGATGACCTGATGATATCCAGGCAAAAAGTTCCTTACAAGAATGAGGATTCTCATGAGCTCATCCTCTGCAACCGAAACAACATTGCTACCAGTGACTTCTGCAACTGTCAACCCTGCGTCAGCTGCAGCCTTTAAATCAATGTGATCAGAACCAATCCCAGCAGTGAGAAGAAGCTGCAGATTCTTCGCCTTTTTGATTCTTTCCGCAGTAACATAGGCAGGGTGAAAGGGGGTTGTTATGAGGACATGAAGATCGGGAATATGCTTTTCAAGTTCTGTGATGATAGAATTGAGAAGTGAGAAGCAAAGCAATCATAATCATGAAATAATAACAAGTTATAGAAAGCAATACAATAACAGTCGAGCAACAACCAAATCAATAATCATCGAGATTAATGACATGGCAGATATCAGCCAAAGCCAAAGGTTCCTGCGGAGCAAATCTATATAGAAAGCCATTGTCAATTCTAAAACATACTCACCACAGTCTGGTCCCTCCTTGTCATCTGTGACTATGTACTGATGCCCTTGCGATTCCAGCCAGTCGTGTATGCCCAAACCTCTCTCGACACAGCCCAAGAAATTCGGATTCAACTCAGCATATTCATTGGCCTTGTAGAACACACCCACAATCTTTTTGCTTCCAGCAGTAGACTGATAAAAGTAACCGCAGAAAACACATGCAgtcagaaaagaagaaaattttgaagcAGAAAAGGAAGATTTTAGCAAGAAGGCATCAGTTCAAAATTCCAGAGACATGTATCTCCATTACCAACTCATAACATTATCACTTGAAACGAGAACTACCCTAAGAAACCAAATCTGATAAGTGAACAGCAACCCCCTATCAAGATAAAATGGCCAAACATTTCACATGAGCTTTCTGTGTAATCCACATAGTCAAGCAAAGTAATAAATCTTGTGataaaaaaagcaaaggaagagACATCCGTTAGTGTCTGATGCTATCAACCTTGGCAGACTAAATTTCAGTACGAAGGCAGCTACATTGTGCACAAGTTTCTTGATCATAAACCCCGTTGCTTTGGTACAAATATTTGATTGAAAACATGTTGTGTTTTTCAAATGGCAAAAAACAGAAGTACCAAGCGCAAGTTAATACAAACCATTCGTCCGCATCACTTGCAAACCAGGCAAACCCAGCTGCTACAGACGGTCTCTTATCAGTGCTAAAATACCTAATTGTCTGTGCAGCTTTCGTTCTCTCTATACCTCCTGTAGCATTGTGGCATAATAAGCATACACTTCTTCCTAACATGACAGACTACAGTTCATCAAGAGGTTTGACTTTGACTGCGTCTCTGTTGGAACCCACTAAGATGATGATAATTGTGCGCACCGATCGACAACCTAGACATATCACAAAGCTTCCATTTTTCCAACTCTccaacagaaagaaaaagaaaaaaaaaaagttccgtTTTCCCCTTCCTAATTGCCAAGCCGACAAAGACCCAAAACAGCCCACAAGGCCTACTGTCAGTCTGTCGGACACTCGTCATCGTCGCCATGCACGACTCTCAACCCCTAATTAGCGTCGGCACTAATGAAGCCTGGCTAATCGAGCATCAGACGCCGATCCACAAACCGAATGCCCACGACCCAATTTCAAGACGACCCTCTAAATTCCGATCAAGCGAACCACCGTCCCGCTACTCAATTCAGTCACACGCCGCTGCATCAATCAATTATAGACCCATAAAACACAGATAAGCCCAAAAGCATCCGGAGAACGCACAATCCAGCAAAACATAAGCTGGAGAACCAGACTACCCACAGAAAACCGAAGATAATCATGCGAAAGCTCGCGATCATGCGGAccacaacagcagcagcagcaggtcATCGAAACAGGGGGCGATGACTAACGGGTCCACTCACATGGGCACGTCTAGCGAAATTAGCAGACGAGCACAGAGCTCTGATGGCGGAGACACCAGCTCGCTTCATCGCCATCTCCGAGCCGAGCGACACTCGCGGTCCAAAGAGAGATTCGGCACCGGAAGACGAAAGAGAAGGCGCGAGAAAACACTCGTGAAGTACTCTTGACAGAAAGAGAGGGACGTTTCGtgttatataataaatataggCGAGGAGGAGTCGCGAGGGGAGAAGAGAGATCGACTTTTCCTTCGCTTTTTGCTTGCGAAGAGAAGGTGAGGAACGCTGGCTCTGGCAAGTGGCAGGTGGCGTGGTCGCTCTGTCTTCTTCGCTTTTGCTTGTCCGATTCGCGCCCGTCGCTCACCGTTTGGCTTCCGCGAGTGCGCGATTTCCTCTGGAGACGTAGATGGTAGGCCGAGAGTTCTGACACGTGGCGGTGACGTTATTATCGAAATTGGAAATCCCTTTCtttacatttctcttttttttttttttccctttagcATATTATCACGAAAAAAACCCGCTAAAAACCCcaaaacatatatatttatgacaaatttactctcgattaatttttgttaaattgtatcatcaaattactgaattgaataatatataatttgagATAGAtgttaatttgagatttttcgtaataaaaggtaaatttatcgTAAATATATCATTCTAAagttttttatagtaaaaaatttattctttgataaatttatcacaaacatatcagtttgaaattttttctaattaagaaattaatttgaagtaaatttctcataaatatatcaatttaaaattttcataattttaaccatttttcttttaagggactattataaaaaggaaatgcaGCATGGGCACTCGTTACTAAATATCACTCTCACATGTACAACATACAACTTAAAGATTTTAAGCGTGCATGTCAACATAATTATGACCTCGCTTAtttagataaattatcatttcccTTCCAAAACCgcctttttgaagaaaaaatttgtaaattgtgacatgctTTTTCTCTCCACTTCATCATTTCTTACCTATCCATCGATGACTAGCTACCGCCTCTTGCCTAGCCCCTCGCCGTCCTCACCACCTCAAATCTGGTCCAAATCAACATAGGGCGACCCCATCTAGACCATATTAGGCCCGATCGATAGGATACCTGCGAGCTCTATCAAAGAGCTTAGAATAGTCGCTCAAATAAAAACCCGACATTCACAGACCGGCAAATCGTGTTTAATGTATTTCAGTAATCATATTAAGTCGTACCATTTGAAAAAATACTATATTTTTGTTCACTTAATCGTAATAAATTCGCGTGAATTGGTAATCTTCTCTTCCTACGAAAATGGAATCAATTGAGGATCGTGACAACTGCCGTAGCAAATGCTGATTCGTCCTCCCTTACTGCCTCTCCAGTGTCCAAAGCGGCCATACGAATCCTGATTCGTCCGTCCTTTTCAACTCACGGCTTTTCGGTGTCCAAAGCGGCCGTGCTTTTCCGAACAACGTGCGTTTTGGAAATCCTCAGCCGTCCTTGCGCTTCTCATGGACCAAATAGAGCTTGAATCTTCGTTTAGGCACTGTTTCACTTGTTGAAGAAAAGTTCCCAAAAACtccatcaaataaataaatgaaaaagaggatTGAATTATTTTCATGCTTTCTCAATTAAGCCTATATAcctaattttgtttaattaagtCCATCTGACAACGAATTCGATTGATCAACTGATGTAATAGTATAATGCGGACAAAATACGCACAACATGTGTGTACGTGTTTAATTGATGTAGATTACGTTAGAGTATAATGCAGATGGATGTGGACAATTCAGATGTCAATGTCGAGTTTTCCCATGAAACGCTGCAACGTCACATAAGCCCTACGTTGACTAGATTTGGCCGGCTTTGATGTGGTAAAGTGAAAGGACTCtgtaagaaaattcaaaaattaggaAGTACCGACACTATTCAATAACCTTCATGTTAGGTCAGACACTCCGAAACGTATTTAATACTCTCCAACATAATCAACACTTAATCAACAAATTTtaacaaatgagaaaagaagaaaacataatattctcttcttttccgaCTCTCATTTTTTGTGACACATAATTTATCCatcaagtttgttttttctctctcttctccttcaacATATTCTAACACACGAGTCTAGAATatgaattgcttgttttttcttcaaattttataaattattggaatggagttaaatttatcaaattgaaacaataaataatatcaataaatggtgaattaatgtttttagtgtaaattaattatagacttttatttatttattaatttatgaatttgaattaaattaatttgattaaaatgatACACttaatatacaacatgtctcaaattctctttttcttcttctttttttttataaataatgtgTTGGCGTGTTACGTTGCATTGTGTCGTTTATCGGTATCAGTACTACTTAGATCAAAAGTATAGAGATTCAATTAGGAATTTCGTAAATTTATTGAGCCGGGCGCATTCCTTTGGTGCATCCCTTGCCAGTTGGCCGACGCTTCAAATCTTTGACCCAAGTCCAATAATTAGGACACTACGCAAAGATATGACCTGTCCCGGATAATGGctggaatcatcaaaatcagaTGAGCTGTTCCTTTCGTTGGTAGGTTGACTCGCGCGCGCTAACGCGATAAGGCACGATTACGTGGACAATTTATCCTCTTCCTGCTCCTGCGGATAAAATGcgtacattttttatttatttattaaccTGACAGGTCATGCACTGTCTGCAAGCACTAATCTTCGAGAACTTCGGTcccagattttatttttaaaatttttcttggaAGCATTTACTAAGTAATCTAATAATATATATTCGATACCTTAACTTTCCAATCGCATCTAAAATACGTGTGCTTTAAATATTGGTATTTCTAATGTATAGAATGACACGACTTTTACTGTCCGTGTGTTTAGCAAAAACCGTCGCTTTTATTGGTTAAAATAATAAGTTATTGTACCAATGGTGTTTTCGCATTTTGAAATGGAGCTTCGTATTcttccaatttttaaatattgatGAGTGATTTGGATGTACACGCTTCCCCGAATTGAGGAGGCATTACAGCCGCTATTCAGGCGGTCCGTCTATTGTGATTGATTGTCCTTTACGTGATATGTCCACCATCCTTTGACAATTCTCCTTttacttgcaaaaaaaaaaaaaaaattagaattatgaGTACCTATTTGAGTACCTATTTTGCACCGCATGTCAAAAATCGCAAATTTCACCATGGAGTCGGAAGAATGGGCTCGATGACATggtttgaataaataaaagtaaatctatatcaacaaaaaaaattaaaaagactgAATTGCAAAATGCGAATAAGTTGGAGATCCAATTCTATGATTAACTTAAAGTTGAGATGTTCTTGGGGATGTCAGGCATTACTAGAAgcattttgcataaaattttagATTCTCATCACACAAACAACATACTTCGACTTTGAGATCAAGCAAGACCTCAAATTGCGAAAAACAAAGTGCCGGAGATTTggtctaatttctttttttttttttttggcattcattgttctaattttttttaatggattaGATGGGGCAATTGGTTCCTTGCGAGGACACTCGGTTATCAAATTCCTGATATATATCAATAATTAAGAGTCATTTCCTAACACGCTATGCGGAGGTTTAAGTCATGTCCCGCACGTGTAGCATAGTAGCGTCACGCTAGGAATGAACATCAATAATTGTATCCGGCAATAACGATAATCGTCGACTATGCTCAGTAAATTGGGATATGAGTTTCTGTTTAATGGACCGTGAACTATCGCGCCACCTTTTGGACTAAGCAAAAGTAACGTTGGTGTAAGAAAATTTGCACAATGAGTGCTGTTACATTCTCAAACAAGACCACCTCAATCTTCAATACAGCACAAACTAAAGACACGCTTTAAGAACAAACGTTGAAACGGCAGCATTACTACCTACACTTATTCAAGATCCTGCAACTTCTAATGAGCTCAACGATCGCGAATTCTCGAACATGGAAACTGCACAAGCTGAGGAGACGGAGAGATCACTGGTACTGAGGGGCCAGCACGCCCTCCTTGACGATGTAATTCTGGAGGGGAATTCCTCTCCCTTGAAGTACCTATCCAGCATGTCTTTGGTTCCGGCCGCATATCGCAGCTGCACCAAAACCAAATTCAAAAGCCAGAGCATGATTAAAAGGCGAAACGGTGCCTTGCTTATTGAAAACGAGAGACAAGAAGTATGGAGATGTATAGTACCTGGGCGTCTATAGTTGTGCCGGAAATATGAGGCGTCATGGCCTGTTCGGCATGTACCGCCAGGGGTGGTCCTTCGGTGCAGGCTGTGGGAACCAGACATCTCCACTATAACCTGAAAGACCAGACAGATGAAAACTGAACATGATCGGGAAATGACAACTTATATAACTGATCTGCCGGCAATAGTTTACCTCCGATGTGTCCACTGGCACAGGCGTCAGCAACAGCTTGTGTATCCACGAGCGCTCCTCTAGCATTGTTGACGATAAGCACACCTTTCTTCATCTTGGAAATCCTCTCTTTATCAAGCATTCCTCTGAAACATATACCATAGCCTTCATCACATAGTGCTCGCAACATTTTACAAGAACTTCAAACCTTACACATTGCAAGAAAACTGAGAACCTGAAGCAGACCAAATGATTTTTACCTTGTTTTCTCAGTCAGAGGGGTGTTGAGCACAATTATGTCACATTTCGGAAGCATTGCATCGAGGTCCTCCTCAAATTTTGCACCAGTCTGAACCTCCAGTTCCGGATCAATTTTGACACGGTCGTGATAAAGGAGATTGCAGTTGAAAGGCTTCAATCTCTGTAGCAAAAGCCTGCCAATTCGCCCAGCACCAATGGTCCCGACAGTTTTTCCTTCGAGATCATAAGCTCTGTGTGCTATGCCAGCCACATTCCAGTCCCCATTGATGACCTGATGATATCCAGGCAAAAAGTTCCTTACAAGAATGAGAATTCTCATGAGCTCATCCTCTGCAACCGAAACTACATTGCTTCCAGTGACTTCTGCAACTGTCAACCCTGCCTCAGCCGCAGCCTTCAAATCGATGTGATCGGAACCAATCCCAGCAGTGAGAAGAAGCTGCAGATTCTTCGCCTTCTTGATCCTTTCCGCAGTAACATAGGCAGGGTGAAAGGGGGTCGTTATGAGGACATGAAGATCGGAAAGATGCTTTTCAAGTTCTGTGATGAGCGAATTGAGAAGTGAGAAGCGAATCAAACATAAACATGACAAGTTATAAAACCCAATACAGTAATAGTCACAAGCAACAACCACGTGAATAATCATCAAGAATAATGAAATGGCAGGGATCAGCtaaaaccaaaggttcatgcAGGGCAAATCTACAGAGAAACACATTGTCATTTCTAAAGCGTACTCACCGCAGTCTGGTCCCTCTTTGTCATCTGTGACTACGTACTGATGGCCCTGCGATTCCAGCCAGTCGCGTATGCCCAGACCTCTCTCGACAGTGCCCACGAAATTGGGATTCAACTCGGCATTCTCATTGCCCTTGTAGAACACACCCACGATCTTCTTGCTTCCAGCAGTAGACTGATAAAAGTGACCCCAGAAACCAGAAACCACATATGCATtcagtaaagaagaaaatgtcGAAGCAGAGAAGGCATACGGTTCAAGTTTCCAGAAGCACGAGAACCAGAGCacgaacaaaaacacaaaataatCACGGATCACGCCGACTAACGTGTCACTCACATGGACTCGTCGAGTCAAGCTCGGAGACGAACAAAGAGCTCTGATGGCAGACACACCGGCATGCTTCATCGCCAT of the Eucalyptus grandis isolate ANBG69807.140 chromosome 10, ASM1654582v1, whole genome shotgun sequence genome contains:
- the LOC104422604 gene encoding formate dehydrogenase, mitochondrial isoform X2; translation: MAMKRAGVSAIRALCSSANFARRAHSTAGSKKIVGVFYKANEYAELNPNFLGCVERGLGIHDWLESQGHQYIVTDDKEGPDCELEKHIPDLHVLITTPFHPAYVTAERIKKAKNLQLLLTAGIGSDHIDLKAAADAGLTVAEVTGSNVVSVAEDELMRILILVRNFLPGYHQVINGDWNVAGIAYRAYDLEGKTVGTVGAGRIGKLLLQRLKPFNCNLLYHDRLKMDPELEKQTGAKFEEDLDVMLQKCDIVVVNTPLTEKTRGMFDKERISKMKKGVLIVNNARGAIMDTQAVADACSSGHIGGYSGDVWFPQPAPKDHPWRYMPNQAMTPHISGTTIDAQLRYAAGTKDMLDRYFKGEEFPLQNYIVREGELAPQYR
- the LOC104422604 gene encoding formate dehydrogenase, mitochondrial isoform X1, which codes for MAMKRAGVSAIRALCSSANFARRAHVSGPSTAGSKKIVGVFYKANEYAELNPNFLGCVERGLGIHDWLESQGHQYIVTDDKEGPDCELEKHIPDLHVLITTPFHPAYVTAERIKKAKNLQLLLTAGIGSDHIDLKAAADAGLTVAEVTGSNVVSVAEDELMRILILVRNFLPGYHQVINGDWNVAGIAYRAYDLEGKTVGTVGAGRIGKLLLQRLKPFNCNLLYHDRLKMDPELEKQTGAKFEEDLDVMLQKCDIVVVNTPLTEKTRGMFDKERISKMKKGVLIVNNARGAIMDTQAVADACSSGHIGGYSGDVWFPQPAPKDHPWRYMPNQAMTPHISGTTIDAQLRYAAGTKDMLDRYFKGEEFPLQNYIVREGELAPQYR
- the LOC104423902 gene encoding LOW QUALITY PROTEIN: formate dehydrogenase, mitochondrial (The sequence of the model RefSeq protein was modified relative to this genomic sequence to represent the inferred CDS: inserted 2 bases in 2 codons), producing the protein MAMKHAGVSAIRALCSSPSLTRRVHSTAGSKKIVGVFYKGNENAELNPNFVGTVERGLGIRDWLESQGHQYVVTDDKEGPDCELEKHLSDLHVLITTPFHPAYVTAERIKKAKNLQLLLTAGIGSDHIDLKAAAEAGLTVAEVTGSNVVSVAEDELMRILILVRNFLPGYHQVINGDWNVAGIAHRAYDLEGKTVGTIGAGRIGRLLLQRLKPFNCNLLYHDRVKIDPELEVQTGAKFEEDLDAMLPKCDIIVLNTPLTEKTRGMLDKERISKMKKGVLIVNNARGALVDTQAVADACASGHIGGYSGDVWFPQPAPKDHPWRYMPNXAMTPHISGTTIDAQLRYAAGTKDMLDRYFKGEEFPXQNYIVKEGVLAPQYQ